TAATCTCGCCCAGATTCAGCTTCTTAATTCCTTCCTCAATTTTGCTTCTATCTCCTACAACCACAACAGCCATTTTATCCGGCACTATATATCTCTTTGATACTTTAGATACATCCCCGGCACTCACATTAAGAACCTTCCCGATATAATTATTGAAATAATCGCCCGGCAGATTATAATCGATCATCTCCTCGATGTTTGCAGCAATCTCTGCAACGGTCTGGAAATTATCCGGATACCCCAGCGCCACATAATTCTTTGCTCTTGTCAGCTCCTCCGCCGGAATCGGTTTAGTAATTCCATCAAGCTCTTTAAAAAACTCAACAAGCGCTTTATCCGTAACTTCGGTCTGAACCGATGAACGCGCTACAAACGGTCCCGCATACGGACGCATATCGAATGCCGATCCCGCGCCGTAAGTATAGCCGTGCTGCTCGCGGAGATTGTTGTTGAGCCTGGAAGTGAACGATCCGCCGAGAATTGTATTAATAACTGTTATCGGGAAATAATCCGGCGTAAGTCGATCGGTTCCGATCCTTCCGATAGAAATAACCGACTGCGCCGAGCCCGGTTTATCAACAAGATAAATAACGCGCTTATTAACCTGTCCGGCCTCTTTCAGCTTAACCGAAGGAACATCCCCTTTTTCCCATTTGCCGAACGCGTCTTCAAGTCTGGGAACCAGCTGTTCTTTAGTAATATTTCCCACGACAATTATATAAGCGTTATTCGATTTGAAATATTTTGCGTGGAAGTTTTTGAAATCGTCGCGAACAAAACTTTTCAGAGATACTTCATTTCCCATTGTCGGGCGGCCGTACGGATGATCCGTACCGAACAGGAATTTCTGAAACGCTACACCGGCAATTGTGTTTGCCTGATCGTGCCATTGAAGAATTGCGGTAAGTCTTTCCTTACGGATCCTGTCGAGTTCCGCCTGAGGAAAATCGGGACGGAGAAGAATATCCGCCGCGATCTTCAGCGCGTCATCGAATTTGGAAAGAGGGGAGTGAAGGTTCAATCCGGTTTTATGCCATCTGGAGAATGTTGAGATCCGCACGCCGAGATAATTTATTTCATCTGCAAGCTGAAGCGAGCTTTTACCTGCAGCGCCTTCATCGAGCATATCCGCCGTAAAATTGGCAAGACCCGATTTTCCTGCCGGATCATCGGCTATTCCGGATTTAACGATTACATTCATCTGAACAAGCGGAACATTATGCTTCTCCATCAATACAACTTTCAATCCGTTCGATAACTCAAACGACTGAATTGCCGGAAGACTCAGTTTCTTCGGTTCGCCGAGCTGAGGCACTTTTGTTCTATCGGCTTTCTGCGCAAATGCTGCAGAACCGATCAACAAAATAATTGCAGCGAATCCCATTATTCTTTTATTCATTTCCCTTTTCATTTCACACCTCCCTCTTTCTTCTGAACCGCCAGATCCGTTTTGCCTTTCGGGACAATGCTGAGAATTACTCTTCCGTTATCGGGCAGGTATGTCTGAGCCATTGCGCGTATATCCCCGGGGCTTATCCCCTTATAACGGTTAAGGTCCTCGTTAAAATAATCCGGGTTGCCTGTATA
This Melioribacteraceae bacterium DNA region includes the following protein-coding sequences:
- a CDS encoding pitrilysin family protein; this translates as MKREMNKRIMGFAAIILLIGSAAFAQKADRTKVPQLGEPKKLSLPAIQSFELSNGLKVVLMEKHNVPLVQMNVIVKSGIADDPAGKSGLANFTADMLDEGAAGKSSLQLADEINYLGVRISTFSRWHKTGLNLHSPLSKFDDALKIAADILLRPDFPQAELDRIRKERLTAILQWHDQANTIAGVAFQKFLFGTDHPYGRPTMGNEVSLKSFVRDDFKNFHAKYFKSNNAYIIVVGNITKEQLVPRLEDAFGKWEKGDVPSVKLKEAGQVNKRVIYLVDKPGSAQSVISIGRIGTDRLTPDYFPITVINTILGGSFTSRLNNNLREQHGYTYGAGSAFDMRPYAGPFVARSSVQTEVTDKALVEFFKELDGITKPIPAEELTRAKNYVALGYPDNFQTVAEIAANIEEMIDYNLPGDYFNNYIGKVLNVSAGDVSKVSKRYIVPDKMAVVVVGDRSKIEEGIKKLNLGEIKHYKIGDVLGKKPQL